The following proteins are encoded in a genomic region of Vibrio tasmaniensis:
- a CDS encoding alpha/beta fold hydrolase, which yields MKRLILNITFLVFMALGSMSAMANDSMVKYGIAISHDGEQIAYGKSGSWDTALIFIHGWSLDSRLWQNQVSEFSKQYQVITMDLAGHGNSSFNREEYTMVAFAEDIKAVIDKEQLESIILVGHSMAGGVIAEAAKLMPKRVKGIIGVDTSQNVALAVSQRDLDAMTKPFEADFQAGITMFVKDSLPKDVDADLLYWVTQDMASAPPAIAINQFRHYLGQYVTGEAHRVYENVNVPVILVNARLWPTDSEANKKHIKDYSIYYIEDSGHFPMLEQPQQFNTTLMKAVKSVK from the coding sequence ATGAAACGTTTAATTCTAAACATCACATTCTTGGTATTCATGGCACTTGGTAGCATGAGTGCCATGGCTAATGATTCAATGGTTAAGTACGGTATTGCGATATCTCACGATGGTGAGCAAATTGCGTATGGCAAAAGTGGGAGTTGGGATACAGCACTGATCTTCATTCACGGTTGGAGCTTAGACAGCAGGCTTTGGCAAAACCAAGTGAGTGAGTTTTCAAAGCAGTACCAAGTGATCACCATGGACTTAGCTGGGCACGGCAACTCATCGTTCAACCGCGAAGAGTACACCATGGTTGCGTTCGCTGAAGACATCAAAGCGGTAATCGACAAAGAACAACTCGAATCCATCATCTTAGTTGGCCATTCCATGGCGGGTGGTGTTATTGCAGAAGCCGCTAAACTTATGCCGAAAAGAGTGAAGGGCATTATTGGTGTCGACACATCGCAAAACGTCGCGCTAGCGGTTTCACAAAGAGACCTAGATGCAATGACCAAACCTTTTGAAGCTGACTTCCAAGCGGGCATTACTATGTTCGTGAAAGACTCGCTACCAAAAGACGTAGACGCGGATTTACTTTACTGGGTAACGCAAGACATGGCCTCAGCACCGCCAGCTATCGCGATAAACCAGTTCCGCCATTATCTAGGTCAATACGTGACAGGCGAAGCACACCGCGTGTATGAGAACGTGAATGTGCCAGTAATATTGGTCAACGCTCGCCTATGGCCTACGGATTCAGAAGCGAACAAGAAACACATTAAGGATTACAGCATTTACTACATTGAAGACTCAGGCCACTTCCCAATGCTTGAGCAACCACAGCAGTTCAATACAACGTTGATGAAAGCGGTTAAGTCAGTCAAGTAG
- a CDS encoding bacteriophage abortive infection AbiH family protein — protein sequence MSSNQLFIIGNGFDRWHQLPTSYENFYEQYRYYLDEIEHYFPYGLEGEELWSDFENTLGQFDESILIDENDFMDFSEDSFPTQQLYGLEDAVDEFSRGIVEAITSHFNEWIQGINLANLRPKVAFPETSQFISFNYTSTLQQVYETSENKVYHIHGSIGQQSRLIFGHNAPVEQATADEDTYYTDAINNGRKVLVALQKPINEIIEDKLTPWLESRRNISTISVIGHSLNNIDLPYFERIINEYPDARWQCYSFNKREAKTHKTILKKIGVPQNNIFVGTYKELVQHYSQ from the coding sequence GTGAGCTCAAATCAATTATTTATCATCGGTAATGGCTTCGATCGTTGGCATCAGTTGCCTACTAGTTACGAAAATTTTTACGAACAATACCGCTATTATCTCGATGAAATAGAACACTATTTCCCATATGGTTTGGAAGGTGAGGAGCTTTGGAGCGACTTCGAAAACACACTCGGGCAATTTGACGAATCTATTTTGATAGATGAAAACGACTTTATGGATTTTTCTGAGGACTCATTTCCAACGCAGCAACTCTATGGACTTGAAGACGCGGTTGATGAATTTAGCCGCGGTATTGTTGAAGCTATCACTAGTCATTTTAATGAATGGATCCAAGGAATTAACCTAGCAAATCTAAGACCAAAAGTAGCGTTTCCAGAAACGAGTCAATTTATTAGCTTCAACTACACTTCAACATTACAACAGGTTTACGAAACCTCAGAAAATAAGGTTTATCACATTCACGGAAGTATAGGACAACAGAGCCGCTTGATTTTTGGTCATAACGCACCGGTAGAGCAAGCAACCGCTGATGAAGATACCTATTATACCGATGCAATCAACAATGGTCGCAAAGTGTTAGTCGCACTTCAAAAACCTATTAATGAGATCATAGAAGACAAACTTACCCCGTGGCTTGAAAGTCGTAGGAACATATCAACGATCTCCGTAATTGGCCATTCTCTCAATAACATAGACCTTCCCTACTTTGAGCGTATTATAAATGAATACCCAGACGCACGTTGGCAGTGCTACTCATTCAATAAACGTGAAGCTAAAACTCATAAGACAATATTGAAAAAAATAGGCGTTCCTCAAAACAACATATTCGTTGGCACTTATAAGGAACTAGTTCAGCACTATTCACAATAG
- a CDS encoding SIR2 family protein codes for MKQIQFLSTFVKRQNGKKIPAVLDLENEKLNEDQNYQVLLNTINNSLDFDNIIVLAGSGTSLTFEGLAPSMSDLWDKCCAENDELFQRILQIVGYDSDRSKKDIELLLSLSDQHKELAKGEKRDELTLFIEQAKQTILKATDFTDEIAESDWSAHDKFIRTLGRRNPKQQRLKLFTTNYDLAFERSASNTGFVVVDGFEFSAPSYFNPTWYRYDIVDRSDQSKTSSSYISNVLHLYKMHGSVNWTRQGNGRVKKIDYKAQNSEPVFIYPSSSKYQTSYDSPYLDMMASFLNCLQQPKTALICLGFGFNDKHINNAVTMALRTNPEFNLLIATKEPFKEDGSFNKEVRDLLVAAINEGDRRISIMDGTFSQFSDLLQERRKETPEEALFKNFETLAERINNRKGSIDEF; via the coding sequence ATGAAACAAATACAATTTCTTTCTACTTTTGTTAAAAGACAGAATGGAAAAAAAATACCTGCCGTTTTAGACCTTGAAAATGAAAAGTTAAATGAAGATCAAAACTACCAAGTGCTGTTAAACACTATCAATAACTCATTGGACTTTGACAATATCATCGTACTTGCGGGCTCTGGTACCTCTCTGACTTTTGAAGGGCTAGCTCCTAGCATGAGTGATTTATGGGACAAATGTTGTGCTGAAAACGATGAACTATTCCAAAGAATTTTACAAATTGTAGGTTATGACTCTGACAGATCGAAGAAAGATATAGAGTTACTGCTGTCGTTAAGTGATCAACATAAAGAATTAGCAAAAGGTGAAAAGAGAGATGAGTTAACCCTTTTCATCGAACAAGCAAAACAGACAATTTTAAAAGCAACCGACTTCACTGATGAGATAGCAGAAAGTGATTGGAGTGCCCATGATAAATTCATCAGAACACTAGGGCGAAGAAACCCGAAACAACAACGTTTAAAATTATTTACAACTAATTATGATTTAGCTTTTGAACGTTCAGCATCAAATACAGGCTTTGTAGTGGTTGATGGATTCGAGTTTTCAGCACCTAGTTATTTTAACCCTACTTGGTATAGATATGACATTGTAGATCGTAGCGATCAATCTAAAACGTCCAGTTCATATATATCAAATGTACTCCACCTTTATAAAATGCACGGCTCAGTGAATTGGACTCGACAAGGAAATGGTCGAGTCAAAAAGATTGATTATAAAGCGCAGAATAGTGAGCCCGTTTTTATATACCCTAGTAGTTCTAAGTATCAAACATCTTATGATTCACCATATCTCGATATGATGGCCTCGTTTCTAAATTGCTTACAGCAACCTAAAACAGCATTAATTTGTTTAGGTTTTGGATTTAACGACAAACATATAAATAATGCAGTAACAATGGCTTTACGAACTAACCCTGAATTTAATCTGCTAATAGCCACAAAAGAACCATTCAAGGAAGATGGTTCATTTAATAAAGAAGTTAGAGATTTATTGGTAGCAGCTATTAACGAGGGAGACCGACGCATTTCCATCATGGACGGGACTTTTTCACAATTTAGCGATTTACTTCAAGAGCGTAGAAAGGAAACACCCGAAGAAGCGTTATTCAAAAACTTTGAAACATTAGCCGAAAGAATCAACAATCGAAAGGGTTCTATAGATGAATTCTAA
- a CDS encoding ATP-binding protein: MNSNCWFTPYDPNRRIGSSINISPTEITANLSDAGSGEAKWHLGDRVAAGEVNEFVFIDCGQTAVLGRLVKVWLDGAERLSVDAVSMANGLNNPIGVIQLLTSIDSATGYISRGITSHPRLGSQVYSAHPKLISFLAAGDAKDHEIKLNIAELPNDSTVNITVTPDKLFSRHCAVLGATGGGKSYSMSRLLQEVQDNGGRALLLDPTGEYTDLDCETYYVGNHEKATDKNTLTFPHWKLPESDIFAFLRPSAQTQMPKLSAAILSQKVVIEHWTKRREMNLTLNESHSLIKADKEKSPYYDAVKSLESNPSCKRWCFKNLAAQIEQECIWPSGKYNDALFGGIHEGDLGYCISLISRIKSYSSNTHLKWLFDPEKNYQDIPTILEDFSKGEGENKILRLDLSAVPFESNGREILVNAIGRKLMNLARAKDINHENPLLVFIDEAHQFLNKTVGDEASTIKLDSFGNIAKEGRKYGLNVVIATQRPRDIPEDVLSQIGSLIVHRLTNFHDQEIVKRAVGSMDQRSSSFLPTLSQGEALLLGVDFPFPMIVKIKKPNIKPTSKSAEYSKSWTKQINAY; this comes from the coding sequence ATGAATTCTAACTGTTGGTTCACGCCTTATGACCCAAACCGTCGTATCGGCAGCTCTATAAATATATCACCAACTGAAATCACAGCAAATTTGTCTGATGCAGGCTCTGGAGAAGCTAAATGGCACTTAGGCGATCGAGTAGCTGCTGGAGAAGTGAATGAATTTGTGTTCATTGATTGTGGGCAGACTGCTGTATTAGGCCGCTTAGTTAAAGTGTGGTTGGATGGAGCTGAAAGATTATCCGTTGATGCGGTATCGATGGCGAATGGTTTAAACAACCCAATCGGTGTTATTCAACTTTTAACTAGTATTGATTCAGCGACAGGATATATATCAAGAGGTATAACAAGTCACCCGCGTCTTGGTAGTCAAGTATACTCAGCTCACCCCAAGTTGATTTCTTTTTTGGCTGCTGGCGATGCTAAAGATCACGAAATTAAGTTGAATATTGCTGAACTCCCCAATGATTCAACTGTAAATATTACTGTCACGCCGGACAAACTATTTTCAAGACACTGCGCAGTTTTAGGTGCTACAGGTGGTGGTAAAAGTTATTCAATGTCTAGGCTCTTACAAGAAGTCCAAGATAATGGCGGTAGAGCTTTATTACTGGATCCGACAGGTGAATACACTGATTTAGATTGCGAGACTTATTACGTTGGAAACCACGAAAAGGCAACAGACAAAAACACTCTAACATTTCCACATTGGAAGTTACCTGAATCAGATATCTTTGCGTTTTTACGTCCGTCGGCACAGACTCAGATGCCTAAATTATCTGCTGCGATCTTAAGCCAAAAAGTAGTAATTGAGCATTGGACTAAAAGGAGAGAGATGAACTTAACTCTCAATGAAAGCCATTCGCTCATTAAAGCTGACAAAGAAAAAAGCCCTTACTATGATGCTGTTAAGTCGTTAGAATCTAATCCCTCATGTAAAAGATGGTGCTTTAAAAATTTAGCGGCTCAAATAGAGCAAGAATGTATTTGGCCTTCAGGAAAGTACAATGACGCCCTCTTTGGAGGTATTCATGAGGGAGATCTGGGCTACTGTATAAGTTTAATTTCTCGTATAAAGTCATATTCTTCTAATACACACTTAAAGTGGCTTTTCGATCCAGAAAAGAACTATCAAGATATTCCTACTATATTAGAGGATTTTTCAAAAGGTGAAGGCGAAAATAAGATATTAAGGCTAGATTTATCAGCAGTTCCATTTGAATCTAATGGGCGTGAGATTCTCGTTAATGCAATCGGCCGAAAGTTAATGAATTTAGCTAGGGCTAAAGATATTAACCATGAGAATCCATTACTTGTTTTTATAGATGAAGCTCACCAGTTTCTTAACAAAACTGTTGGCGATGAAGCAAGTACGATAAAACTGGACTCTTTTGGGAATATAGCGAAAGAAGGCCGAAAGTACGGTTTGAACGTGGTTATTGCAACACAGCGCCCGCGTGATATTCCCGAGGATGTATTAAGTCAGATTGGGTCATTGATTGTACATAGATTAACTAACTTTCATGACCAAGAGATTGTAAAAAGAGCGGTAGGATCAATGGATCAGCGTTCGTCTTCTTTTTTACCAACCTTAAGTCAAGGTGAAGCATTACTACTAGGAGTTGACTTCCCATTCCCAATGATTGTGAAAATTAAAAAACCTAACATTAAACCTACATCAAAGAGTGCTGAATACTCAAAGTCATGGACAAAGCAAATAAATGCATATTAA
- a CDS encoding SLATT domain-containing protein: MHINNEIELKLDLQKVEGLTDIWLKKLEDAQVGHYKETEHLNRVHQQLGITLIFITTGVTAFIFYKSPYNQELVQLILACASALAAALSGIVTFGRFGERAIEHRTTAGQYGKLRRQLELLQASSVNHENIKEYRSRLKTLRIEWEYVARNAPLTPKNRKISLFRSLFRWV, translated from the coding sequence ATGCATATTAATAATGAAATAGAACTCAAACTCGACCTACAAAAAGTAGAAGGACTAACAGATATTTGGTTGAAAAAGCTTGAAGATGCTCAAGTCGGCCATTACAAAGAAACCGAACACTTAAACCGAGTTCATCAGCAATTAGGAATAACGCTTATCTTTATAACAACAGGGGTAACTGCATTCATTTTCTATAAATCGCCTTATAATCAGGAGTTAGTTCAACTTATTTTGGCTTGTGCAAGTGCACTTGCGGCAGCACTATCAGGGATAGTCACATTTGGACGTTTTGGAGAAAGAGCGATTGAGCATCGTACCACTGCAGGTCAATATGGTAAGTTACGCCGACAATTAGAGTTATTGCAAGCTAGCTCCGTAAATCATGAAAACATCAAAGAATACCGTTCTAGATTAAAAACCTTACGTATAGAGTGGGAGTACGTAGCTAGAAATGCTCCATTAACACCTAAAAATAGAAAAATATCGCTATTTAGATCTCTATTCCGCTGGGTCTAA
- a CDS encoding OmpA family protein, translated as MDYQTLRFGNSNNSFYLNTTLSIILFIAFSFLQYNISPNLPEAHSVSSVSINTERCTLLTDNDFISESIVTMLSNMVSNLTAFIIFFVFSFSFLSVYFINKHPNLKRSIIYFSTISMSVTIIGVLLNIETLNLKKFNIFEDNSIEKQVFNFYSSDSLNPVTRIDDIIPIAEISGFRSGSSQIPNYDWKSLKQRLQKKDVSMILVFGFTDPHRILSSANTTNKSLARDRAEAVKKLLHEDYSIKKPIVTLYNGLETGVKLKEHQIRQYSTDRKVVVYAAIEKAKLN; from the coding sequence ATGGATTACCAAACCTTGAGGTTCGGTAACTCGAACAATTCATTTTATTTAAATACAACACTTTCCATCATCCTATTTATTGCTTTTTCTTTTCTACAATATAATATATCACCGAACCTTCCAGAAGCTCATTCAGTAAGTTCAGTAAGTATAAACACGGAAAGATGCACATTGTTAACGGATAATGATTTTATTTCTGAGAGCATTGTAACTATGTTGTCTAACATGGTTTCAAACTTAACTGCATTTATCATATTTTTTGTTTTCTCTTTTTCATTTTTATCTGTTTACTTCATCAATAAACACCCTAATCTAAAGAGATCAATAATCTATTTTTCTACCATTAGTATGAGCGTAACTATCATTGGAGTATTGCTTAATATTGAAACATTAAACCTCAAAAAGTTTAATATTTTTGAAGACAACTCAATAGAGAAGCAAGTGTTTAATTTTTATTCTTCTGATAGTTTAAACCCCGTAACTCGTATTGACGATATTATTCCTATTGCAGAAATATCTGGTTTTAGATCAGGAAGTAGTCAGATCCCTAACTATGATTGGAAATCGCTTAAACAAAGATTACAGAAAAAAGATGTTTCCATGATTTTGGTATTTGGATTTACTGACCCTCATAGAATATTAAGTAGTGCGAACACTACAAACAAATCACTTGCACGTGACAGAGCAGAAGCAGTAAAGAAATTATTACACGAAGACTACTCTATTAAAAAGCCAATAGTTACTTTGTATAACGGGTTAGAGACAGGAGTTAAACTAAAAGAGCATCAAATAAGACAATACTCTACAGATAGAAAAGTCGTAGTTTATGCAGCTATTGAAAAAGCGAAATTAAACTAA
- the pheT gene encoding phenylalanine--tRNA ligase subunit beta, producing the protein MKFSESWLREWVKPAINSEELAHQITMAGLEVDDVEPVAGEFTGVKVGKVVECGQHPDADKLQVTKIDIGEEELLDIVCGASNCRLGLTVAVATVGAVLPGDFKIKKAKLRGVPSHGMLCSFSELGIDVESDGILELPEGTTLGMDVRELLELNDVTIDVDLTANRADCFSIRGLAREVGVLNRADVTEPTVEAVATSIEDTVSVEIKATDACPRYLGRVVKNVNVKAESPIWMQEKLRRCGIRSIDPVVDITNYVMLEQGQPMHAFDLAKIEGGIVVRLAEQGEKLTLLDGNEAELNSNTLVIADQNKALAIAGIFGGQDSGVTTETTDVLLEAAFFAPDHIRGRARAYGLHTDSSLRFERGVDSTLQAAAMERATQLLVEICGGEVAPVNGSESEADLPKANVVALRRAKLDSLLGHEIPSTDVVEILTRLGCEVETTEAGWTATSPSWRFDIAIEQDLIEEVGRIYGYDNIPNQAPKAALKMNDHKEANQPLKRVRDLLVDRGYHEAITYSFVEPEQQKLVVPGVEPLILPFPISADMSAMRLGLIQGLLNTVVHNQKRQQSRVRLFESGLRFIPEATAENGMRQEMMLAGVISGTRGEEHWDIATNTVDFFDLKGDLEAVLELSANEIAYSFKSAKHPALHPGQTAAIVVDGKEVGIIGTVHPELERKFGLNGRTIVFEIEWAAINTRVLPEAVAVSKFPANRRDIAVVVDEAVASGDIVEACIAAGGEFLTGAKLFDVYVGQGVEEGKKSLAIALSLQSVERTLEDADIAGSVDAIVASISEKFGAALRD; encoded by the coding sequence ATGAAATTCAGTGAATCTTGGCTACGCGAGTGGGTTAAACCTGCAATTAACAGCGAAGAGCTAGCTCACCAAATCACTATGGCTGGTTTGGAAGTTGACGATGTAGAACCTGTTGCTGGTGAATTCACCGGCGTTAAAGTAGGTAAAGTGGTTGAGTGCGGTCAGCACCCAGACGCAGACAAACTACAAGTTACAAAGATCGACATTGGTGAAGAAGAGCTTTTAGACATCGTATGTGGTGCATCTAACTGTCGTCTTGGCCTAACTGTAGCAGTAGCAACAGTTGGTGCAGTACTTCCTGGTGACTTCAAAATCAAGAAAGCAAAACTACGTGGCGTTCCATCGCACGGCATGCTTTGTTCTTTCTCTGAGCTAGGTATCGACGTAGAGTCTGACGGCATCCTTGAGCTACCAGAAGGCACAACACTAGGTATGGACGTACGTGAGCTTCTTGAGCTAAACGACGTAACTATCGACGTAGACCTAACAGCAAACCGCGCAGACTGCTTCAGCATCCGTGGCCTTGCTCGTGAAGTTGGCGTACTAAACCGCGCAGACGTTACAGAGCCAACAGTTGAAGCTGTTGCTACAAGCATTGAAGACACAGTATCTGTTGAAATTAAAGCAACTGATGCTTGTCCTCGTTACCTTGGCCGTGTGGTTAAGAACGTAAACGTGAAAGCGGAATCTCCAATCTGGATGCAAGAAAAACTGCGCCGTTGTGGTATCCGTTCAATCGACCCAGTTGTAGACATCACAAACTACGTGATGCTAGAGCAAGGCCAACCAATGCACGCATTTGATCTCGCTAAGATCGAAGGCGGTATCGTGGTTCGTCTAGCAGAGCAGGGCGAAAAGCTAACACTTCTAGATGGCAACGAAGCTGAACTAAACAGCAACACACTTGTTATCGCTGACCAAAACAAAGCACTAGCAATCGCTGGTATCTTTGGCGGTCAAGATTCAGGTGTTACTACTGAAACGACTGACGTACTTCTTGAAGCGGCATTCTTCGCACCGGATCACATCCGTGGTCGCGCACGTGCTTACGGTCTTCACACAGATTCTTCTCTACGTTTTGAACGTGGTGTTGATTCAACCCTTCAAGCAGCAGCAATGGAGCGTGCAACACAGCTTCTAGTTGAAATCTGTGGTGGTGAAGTTGCGCCAGTAAACGGCAGCGAATCTGAAGCTGATCTTCCTAAAGCAAACGTAGTTGCTCTACGTCGCGCTAAGCTAGACAGCCTACTAGGTCACGAAATCCCATCTACAGACGTAGTGGAAATTCTTACTCGCCTAGGTTGTGAAGTTGAAACGACAGAAGCTGGTTGGACGGCAACGTCTCCATCTTGGCGTTTTGATATCGCAATCGAGCAAGACCTAATTGAAGAAGTAGGTCGTATCTACGGTTACGATAACATTCCAAACCAAGCGCCTAAAGCGGCACTTAAAATGAATGACCACAAAGAAGCTAACCAACCGCTTAAGCGCGTTCGTGACCTTCTTGTAGACCGTGGCTACCACGAAGCAATCACATACAGCTTCGTAGAACCAGAACAGCAAAAACTTGTTGTACCTGGTGTTGAGCCGCTAATTCTGCCATTCCCAATCTCTGCGGACATGTCAGCAATGCGTCTTGGCCTAATCCAAGGTCTTCTAAACACCGTTGTTCACAACCAGAAGCGTCAACAGTCTCGCGTTCGTCTATTCGAATCAGGCCTACGTTTCATCCCTGAAGCAACTGCTGAAAACGGCATGCGCCAAGAAATGATGCTTGCGGGCGTTATCTCTGGTACTCGTGGCGAAGAGCACTGGGACATTGCAACTAACACTGTAGATTTCTTCGATCTTAAAGGTGACCTAGAAGCCGTTCTTGAGCTTTCTGCAAACGAAATCGCATACAGCTTCAAATCTGCTAAGCACCCAGCACTTCACCCAGGTCAAACTGCGGCTATCGTAGTAGACGGCAAAGAAGTGGGTATCATTGGTACTGTTCACCCAGAACTAGAGCGTAAGTTTGGTCTAAACGGCCGTACTATCGTATTCGAAATCGAATGGGCAGCTATCAACACTCGCGTGCTTCCAGAAGCAGTAGCCGTATCTAAGTTCCCTGCAAACCGTCGTGATATCGCAGTAGTTGTTGACGAAGCAGTTGCTTCTGGCGACATCGTAGAAGCGTGTATCGCTGCTGGTGGCGAATTCCTAACAGGCGCTAAACTGTTCGACGTATACGTTGGTCAAGGCGTTGAAGAAGGTAAGAAGAGCCTAGCAATCGCACTTAGCCTACAGTCTGTAGAGCGCACACTAGAAGATGCAGACATCGCTGGTTCAGTAGATGCTATCGTAGCTTCAATCTCAGAGAAATTCGGCGCAGCACTTCGCGACTAA
- the pheS gene encoding phenylalanine--tRNA ligase subunit alpha, producing the protein MQHLEEIIANATTAIDTADSLVALDEVRVQYLGKKGELTLQLQSLGKLPPEERRTAGQEINKAKGAVQQAIAARKDALQRAELEAKLAEETIDVSLPGRRIENGGLHPVTRTVERIEQFFGELGFSTESGPEIEDAFHNFDALNIADDHPARTDHDTFFFNPDLMLRTHTSGVQIRTMENGKPPFRFIAPGRVYRNDYDQTHTPMFHQVEGMLVDENVNFAQLKGILNDFLCNFFEEEVEVRFRPSFFPFTEPSAEVDVKRKDGKWLEVLGCGMVHPNVLRSVGIDPEKYSGFAFGMGVERLTMLRYGVNDLRAFFENDLRFLKQFK; encoded by the coding sequence ATGCAACATCTAGAAGAGATCATTGCTAATGCAACGACTGCTATTGATACAGCAGATTCGTTAGTCGCACTTGATGAAGTGCGAGTTCAGTATTTAGGTAAGAAGGGTGAACTAACTCTTCAACTACAAAGCCTAGGTAAACTTCCACCTGAAGAGCGTCGCACTGCTGGTCAAGAGATCAACAAAGCGAAAGGTGCTGTTCAACAAGCGATCGCAGCTCGCAAAGACGCACTTCAACGTGCAGAGCTTGAAGCGAAACTAGCTGAAGAAACTATCGATGTGAGCCTACCAGGTCGTCGCATTGAGAACGGTGGTCTTCACCCAGTAACTCGCACAGTTGAGCGTATCGAACAGTTCTTTGGTGAGCTTGGCTTTAGCACTGAGTCTGGCCCTGAGATCGAAGATGCATTCCACAACTTTGATGCACTAAACATCGCAGACGATCACCCAGCTCGTACTGATCACGATACTTTCTTCTTCAACCCTGATCTAATGCTACGTACGCACACTTCTGGTGTTCAAATCCGTACGATGGAAAACGGCAAGCCGCCTTTCCGCTTCATTGCTCCGGGTCGTGTTTACCGTAACGACTACGATCAAACTCACACGCCAATGTTCCACCAAGTGGAAGGTATGTTAGTTGATGAGAACGTAAACTTTGCACAACTTAAAGGCATTCTTAACGATTTCCTTTGTAACTTCTTTGAAGAAGAAGTTGAAGTGCGTTTCCGTCCTTCATTCTTCCCGTTCACAGAGCCTTCAGCTGAAGTTGACGTGAAACGTAAAGATGGCAAATGGCTAGAAGTTCTAGGTTGTGGCATGGTTCACCCTAACGTACTTCGCTCTGTTGGCATCGACCCTGAGAAATACTCTGGTTTTGCATTCGGTATGGGTGTAGAGCGTCTAACGATGCTTCGTTACGGCGTAAATGACCTTCGTGCGTTCTTCGAGAACGACCTTCGTTTCCTTAAACAATTCAAGTAA
- a CDS encoding outer membrane lipoprotein-sorting protein gives MKSVKQTFVATLFTVSSLTVSTLTIGTFAAFPALADPAKGLEIAEQRKAVDIGWGDSVATMEMLLRNKQGESSTRLMRLKSLEVDDDGDKGLTIFDEPRDVKGTAFLNHSHISKSDDQWLYLPALKRVKRISSRNKSGPFMGSEFAYEDLSSFELEKYTFNYIEDANLEGVDTFVLEQVPTDKNSGYTMQKVWLDQQYYRPVQVEFYDRKGALLKTLSFQDYKQYLNQYWRAHTMSMQNHQTGKSTVLTTTDLAFQTGLKDKDFQKNTLKRAK, from the coding sequence ATGAAAAGCGTTAAACAAACATTCGTTGCCACATTATTTACCGTCAGCTCATTAACCGTCAGCACGTTAACAATAGGCACATTCGCAGCTTTCCCAGCATTAGCAGACCCTGCGAAAGGCCTAGAAATAGCCGAGCAACGCAAAGCCGTCGATATAGGGTGGGGCGATTCAGTTGCGACCATGGAGATGCTACTTCGCAACAAACAGGGCGAAAGCAGTACGCGCTTGATGCGATTGAAGTCATTAGAAGTCGATGACGATGGCGACAAAGGCTTAACCATTTTTGATGAGCCACGTGACGTAAAAGGCACGGCTTTCTTAAACCATTCACACATCTCTAAATCGGATGACCAATGGCTGTATTTACCTGCTCTGAAACGTGTCAAACGCATCTCTTCACGTAACAAATCAGGCCCGTTTATGGGCAGTGAATTTGCTTATGAAGATTTAAGCTCGTTTGAACTAGAAAAGTACACCTTCAACTACATTGAAGACGCGAATCTGGAAGGCGTCGATACCTTTGTCTTGGAGCAAGTACCGACCGATAAAAACTCTGGCTACACCATGCAGAAAGTATGGCTAGACCAACAATATTACCGCCCCGTTCAAGTGGAGTTTTACGACCGCAAAGGCGCATTGCTGAAAACCCTCTCGTTCCAAGACTACAAACAATACCTAAACCAATACTGGCGCGCACACACCATGTCGATGCAAAACCATCAAACAGGCAAAAGCACCGTTTTAACCACGACAGATTTAGCGTTCCAGACCGGTCTTAAGGACAAGGATTTTCAAAAAAACACACTTAAACGTGCAAAGTAA